A window of Pomacea canaliculata isolate SZHN2017 linkage group LG3, ASM307304v1, whole genome shotgun sequence contains these coding sequences:
- the LOC112560218 gene encoding prolyl 4-hydroxylase subunit alpha-1-like isoform X1, whose amino-acid sequence MTSLHPVNVVCTTVLAALLCCSAEIFSSVAKLKALPHLERTLLKKFQDFLKATPGIDEEIRGRLQRLNAQNIKDLHNITSLESPLHAFRVLKRLVHRWESLIKLINCSIRDSISDKKDFSLVSAFLNSTRTWMMSQMLWPTKADVSGAAMALVRLHRLYSLDYADLLRGHFLHERSYPLTSSELTYLTKAALELGLVCDARELLAALEVISKKVDGLEMKSVAKLRDRVSQLSTSKMADCNKNRSESEVPVCAIDGWNTASDQFSKTSARQAYEEMCRKTIQASFAFGSGRDCYMHATFIPYLRYRSEVVNSDPLILVFHDVIDDAEISEIKDLAFGKLSPSSLALTQVAHEKHLVRVSQNAWLFDSTPTLTRISRRVELVTGLSTRVLSENTHAEPYQVLNYGLGGVYGPHEDSVRLPRRTGNEDVPLLRNSGDRTATWMYYLSDVPLGGATVFPFLQAGIRPQKGTAVLWYNLKRNGEGDMRVVHAGCPVLYGDKWVANKWLREIGNVFKRPCLLDPSL is encoded by the exons atgacgtcactgcaTCCTGTGAACGTCGTCTGCACGACTGTACTGGCGGCGCTGCTGTGCTGCTCGGCAGAAATCTTCTCGTCAGTCGCCAAACTGAAGGCCTTGCCGCACCTGGAGAGAACGCTCTTGAAGAAGTTCCAGGACTTCTTGAAAGCCACCCCGGGCATCGATGAAGAAATAAGAGG ACGACTTCAGCGACTGAATGCACAGAACATTAAAGACCTGCACAACATCACCTCCCTGGAAAGTCCGTTGCACGCCTTTCGCGTCCTCAAGAGACTCGTGCATCGATGGGAGTCTCTGATAAAACTCATTAACTGTTCTATCAGGGACTCAATCAGCGACAAAAAAG ACTTTTCACTTGTCTCCGCGTTTCTGAACTCCACGAGGACATGGATGATGTCACAAATGTTGTGGCCGACGAAGGCAGATGTTTCCGGTGCCGCCATGGCACTGGTCCGACTGCACCGACTCTACAGCCTGGACTACGCCGACCTCCTCAGAGGTCACTTCCTCCATGAAAGGTCATATCCTCTGACGTCATCAGAACTCACTTACCTCACGAAGGCAGCTCTGGAGCTGGGATTGGTGTGCGATGCGAGAGAACTGTTGGCAGCTCTGGAAGTCATCTCGAAGAAAGTGGATGGCTTGGAGATGAAATCTGTTGCAAAACTGCGCGACCGTGTGTCACAG CTTTCCACCAGCAAGATGGCAGactgtaacaaaaacagaagTGAATCAGAAGTGCCTGTTT GTGCCATTGATGGCTGGAATACTGCATCGGATCAGTTCAGCAAAACGTCTGCTCGGCAAGCGTATGAAGAGATGTGTAGAAAAACAATACAG GCTTCCTTTGCGTTTGGGTCGGGGCGCGATTGTTACATGCATGCAACATTCATACCTTACCTCAGGTACAGGTCAGAGGTGGTGAACTCCGACCCGCTCATCCTTGTCTTCCATGACGTTATTGACGACGCCGAGATCAGCGAAATCAAAGACCTGGCTTTCGGCAAG CTGTCACCATCATCACTGGCGCTGACCCAGGTAGCCCATGAGAAACATCTTGTGCGGGTCAGTCAGAA CGCCTGGCTGTTCGATTCCACTCCCACCCTGACGAGGATTTCCCGCCGCGTGGAGCTGGTCACGGGTCTCAGCACGCGCGTGTTAAGCGAGAACACCCACGCGGAGCCATATCAG GTGTTGAATTATGGTCTTGGAGGTGTCTACGGGCCACATGAAGATTCGGTG cgGTTGCCTCGACGCACCGGTAATGAGGACGTGCCATTGCTGAGGAACTCAGGGGACAGAACTGCAACATGGATGTACTAT CTGTCAGACGTTCCGCTAGGAGGCGCTACAGTCTTCCCTTTCCTCCAGGCGGGAATACGGCCCCAAAAG ggtACAGCTGTCCTCTGGTACAACCTCAAGCGCAATGGTGAGGGAGACATGCGTGTAGTGCACGCCGGCTGCCCAGTTCTGTACGGCGATAAGTGGG tGGCAAACAAGTGGCTCAGAGAAATAGGCAACGTCTTCAAAAGACCCTGTCTTCTAGATCCCTCATTGTGA
- the LOC112560218 gene encoding prolyl 4-hydroxylase subunit alpha-2-like isoform X2 yields the protein MMSQMLWPTKADVSGAAMALVRLHRLYSLDYADLLRGHFLHERSYPLTSSELTYLTKAALELGLVCDARELLAALEVISKKVDGLEMKSVAKLRDRVSQLSTSKMADCNKNRSESEVPVCAIDGWNTASDQFSKTSARQAYEEMCRKTIQASFAFGSGRDCYMHATFIPYLRYRSEVVNSDPLILVFHDVIDDAEISEIKDLAFGKLSPSSLALTQVAHEKHLVRVSQNAWLFDSTPTLTRISRRVELVTGLSTRVLSENTHAEPYQVLNYGLGGVYGPHEDSVRLPRRTGNEDVPLLRNSGDRTATWMYYLSDVPLGGATVFPFLQAGIRPQKGTAVLWYNLKRNGEGDMRVVHAGCPVLYGDKWVANKWLREIGNVFKRPCLLDPSL from the exons ATGATGTCACAAATGTTGTGGCCGACGAAGGCAGATGTTTCCGGTGCCGCCATGGCACTGGTCCGACTGCACCGACTCTACAGCCTGGACTACGCCGACCTCCTCAGAGGTCACTTCCTCCATGAAAGGTCATATCCTCTGACGTCATCAGAACTCACTTACCTCACGAAGGCAGCTCTGGAGCTGGGATTGGTGTGCGATGCGAGAGAACTGTTGGCAGCTCTGGAAGTCATCTCGAAGAAAGTGGATGGCTTGGAGATGAAATCTGTTGCAAAACTGCGCGACCGTGTGTCACAG CTTTCCACCAGCAAGATGGCAGactgtaacaaaaacagaagTGAATCAGAAGTGCCTGTTT GTGCCATTGATGGCTGGAATACTGCATCGGATCAGTTCAGCAAAACGTCTGCTCGGCAAGCGTATGAAGAGATGTGTAGAAAAACAATACAG GCTTCCTTTGCGTTTGGGTCGGGGCGCGATTGTTACATGCATGCAACATTCATACCTTACCTCAGGTACAGGTCAGAGGTGGTGAACTCCGACCCGCTCATCCTTGTCTTCCATGACGTTATTGACGACGCCGAGATCAGCGAAATCAAAGACCTGGCTTTCGGCAAG CTGTCACCATCATCACTGGCGCTGACCCAGGTAGCCCATGAGAAACATCTTGTGCGGGTCAGTCAGAA CGCCTGGCTGTTCGATTCCACTCCCACCCTGACGAGGATTTCCCGCCGCGTGGAGCTGGTCACGGGTCTCAGCACGCGCGTGTTAAGCGAGAACACCCACGCGGAGCCATATCAG GTGTTGAATTATGGTCTTGGAGGTGTCTACGGGCCACATGAAGATTCGGTG cgGTTGCCTCGACGCACCGGTAATGAGGACGTGCCATTGCTGAGGAACTCAGGGGACAGAACTGCAACATGGATGTACTAT CTGTCAGACGTTCCGCTAGGAGGCGCTACAGTCTTCCCTTTCCTCCAGGCGGGAATACGGCCCCAAAAG ggtACAGCTGTCCTCTGGTACAACCTCAAGCGCAATGGTGAGGGAGACATGCGTGTAGTGCACGCCGGCTGCCCAGTTCTGTACGGCGATAAGTGGG tGGCAAACAAGTGGCTCAGAGAAATAGGCAACGTCTTCAAAAGACCCTGTCTTCTAGATCCCTCATTGTGA